A stretch of the Hyperolius riggenbachi isolate aHypRig1 chromosome 11, aHypRig1.pri, whole genome shotgun sequence genome encodes the following:
- the LOC137537797 gene encoding uncharacterized protein, whose product MAAHSRCCWLGGKRAASAGKLSSLCSVAGKVSTPVSRDVDVYYLICVAVVFSFTEKIMEGSTGDRDQHIDNSPQDRASTSSSSGHKTSAKSSRAPQKNPQNLTNMPDKKYCWACGEKTMPGKLVCIDCFYCFPMEEENQQQDLPTLIKEIVQQSLEERTAASLPDNRSIGGGASITDTLPSLEEVEVEEEFSIGFDFALVDPFIRSVREAIQQVWIHGFGSFAHIMLC is encoded by the exons ATGGCTGCTCATAGTAGATGCTGCTGGCTGGGAGGAAAGCGTGCTGCCTCTGCTGGGAAAT taTCCTCCTTGTGCTCCGTCGCAGGGAAAGTCAG CACGCCGGTTTCTAGAGACGTAGATGTATATTACCTCATCTGTGTAGCTGTGGTTTTCAG CTTTACGGAGAAAATAATGGAAGGTTCTACCGGtgacagagatcagcacattgaTAATAG CCCTCAAGATAGAGCATCCACTTCCTCATCTTCTGGTCATAAAACATCAGCAAAATCCAGTAGAGCTCCGCAGAAAAACCCGCAAAACCTTACTAATATGCCAGATAAGAAGTACTGCTGGGCATGCGGGGAAAAAACAATGCCTGGGAAACTTGTGTGTATAGACTGTTTCTATTGTTTCCCCATGGAGGAGGAAAATCAGCAGCAGGACTTGCCAACACTAATTAAAGAGATAGTCCAGCAATCTTTAGAAGAACGCACGGCAGCGTCTTTGCCGGACAATCGATCCATAGGTGGAGGCGCAAGTATTACTGATACGCTGCCCTCACTGGAAGAGGTGGAAGTGGAGGAGGAGTTTTCGATAGGTTTCGATTTTGCACTTGTTGACCCTTTCATAAGATCAGTCAGGGAAGCCATACA